The DNA segment GCAGAGAGATTGTAGCTGATTTCGCCTTTTTGGAGGAGCGATCGCAGATAATGTTCTAAGTCTGACCCAATGCGGCGTAAGTTGTAGTCTGTCAGGTCTGCACCGCTTGAGGCTTCGACTAATTCATCGAACTTACGATAAATCTTTTGCAAAGCATCTTCATTCCAGTTGAACTCGTTGTCCGGGTCGATATCCAAGGTCAAGACCTGATTGCTGGGGACTAGTTCGCCATCCCGGTCAATTTCTGCTGCAAAAATGCGGATGTGTCGGGTTGTAGACTTGAGCAGCGTTGCGTTTTCCATAGCAGGGTGTCAGATTCAGGTTAATTACACTGAAATAATTGTAGACGCTATATATGGGCTGCAAAGCACTCAAATTAAATGGGTGCTGGAGGCTAGTAGTTCACCAACCCAAAATTGCTGGGCTGGGGGAGCAGGGGGAGAAGTCGCAAGGAGGAGCCACTTTGTTGGGCGGGTTTCCCGACTTATAGCAAGTGGCGTTGGTTTCCCTCTCTTACGAGACGCTTACGCGAACCGGGCGAACTTCGGGGGAGAAAGAGATTTTTTTGCTGCTATTAACCTTGCAAAGTTCTCTTGGCAGACTACTAGGGAAGAATTTTGGAGTCAGTTATCCCCTCTTTTCCCTTTTCCCCAGAGGTTGATTGAATTTTCTTTAGTTGAACTTAGAGTCTATGCTATGGTTTAAAACCAAGATTTTACTTTTGATAAAATTGCTCATCTCCCACTCCTGAATTTGATGATGAACAAAACGTACATTGGGTAATTTTACGTAATTAGCATACAACTACGTCTAGCTTTAATAAAATCAAAAAAAATGAGGGATTTACTTACGTGTAAACACGAAAAGTTCAGTAAAAACTCAAACTATTGTTGACTTTAAAATAAAGTTGATGTGAAAAGCTTTAAAAACCTAGAACAACTTCTTACAGAAACTTTATTGTATATAATCTCAAAAACTGAATAATAGTTATGGCTTACCTGAAATACAACTGACACAGGAAGATTCAATCTTCGACAATAAAAATCTATCTAAAAAAAATCAGGAGCATG comes from the Nostoc sp. PCC 7120 = FACHB-418 genome and includes:
- a CDS encoding NAD(P)H-quinone oxidoreductase subunit M, which translates into the protein MENATLLKSTTRHIRIFAAEIDRDGELVPSNQVLTLDIDPDNEFNWNEDALQKIYRKFDELVEASSGADLTDYNLRRIGSDLEHYLRSLLQKGEISYNLSARVTNYSLGLPQVAVEDK